The DNA region CGGCGAGCCGGAGATCGAACCCCTGCCGGGCGACGACCACCAGGACGTACTTCGCCGACGGCGGGACCGACCGCTCGGCGGAACCCCGCCGCCAGTCGTCGAGCGAGGTCTGCGCGACCGCACGGCATCCGATGGCGGCCAGGTCGGCATCGTGCGGAAGAAGATCACGGCCCATGACGACCACCGCGCCCTCGGGCCACGCCTGTTCGGTTCCACGCCCGCCCGGCCGGGACGCGTACCATTCCAGCACTTCCTGCTGCCGCTTGTCGGCCAGGCCGGTGGCGGCTCGGTGTGAAGGGCCCACAACGCTCCTCTGGATTCTCTAGATCCCCGGGTACGGGGCCAGTTCGTCCAGCGAGAGCACCGACCCGACGTTCTCGTCCGGTACGTCGTCGAACCAGTCGGGGTCGTCCTCGGCAGCGGCGCCCGTGGGTTTGGCCGGCCCGGTCGGCCCGCCCGGCCGGATCGGGTCGTGCCGCTCGTCGTCGCGTGCCTGCTCGGCGTCCTGCACAGCGTTCCTCCTCATCGGGCGAATGTCGCCCGTCGTCTGTTGTCGTGCCTGTTCGCCCTGCTTGCCCGTCACGGGATCGACGAGCGCTACCCCACGCGTGCGCGGATCTGCTCCGCCAGGTACTCCCCGTACCGGCGGTGTGCGCTCGATGTCAGGTGGATGCCGTCGGCGAGGAAATCGGACTCGTCGACGTCCGACCACTGGCGCACGTGGTGGACCCTGTTGTCGCCCCACTCCATGACCGACTCCACGGTGGCGTAGTGCACCTCCGCCCACTCTGCGGCGGTCAGCCCGCCCGGGCCCTTGCGGTCGCGGTACCGAGGACTCGCCGGTGGCATGAGTACGACCACCGCGCAGTCGGGCACGGCGTCGATGACGCGTTTCACGAAGCCGAGCATGTTCGTGAGGTACGTGTACTGATTCAGCGATCCGGTGAGATAGACCATGCCGCCGACCGCCATGGTCAGGTAGCGCGGACGCAGCTCGGCGATCAGATCCGCGAACACCGGTTCCAGGTGCGTGCCCTTGCCCCGGGCCAGCGACACCAGGTCGAGATCGTCGCGCCACCGGCTCGACTGGACGTAGCTGGTCAGAGGCGAGTCCGCACCCATCCCCTGCGACAGCGAACCGCCGTAGTGCACCCACCGCTTCGGGTTCGGGGCCGGAACGGACGCCGTCGCGCCCTCGTCGACCCGCAGGCCGATCAGGCGGAACTGGGCGTAGAGCGGCAGCCAGAGCTCGACCCGCCGGTCGCCACCGCTCTCGTTCCCGAGGTCGAGTCGCAGGGTCTCCTCGCTCTTGGAGGCCGACAACGCATGCCGGCCGAGGCGGCGCCCGTCCACCACCACGTCGACGGACTCCAGCTGTTCGATGTCCTCGGCGAGGTCGACGATGTTGTCCGGGCACCGCGAGCACAGGTAGTCCAGCTCGATGTGCTCCGTGTCCGTCATCAGCACGATGGCCACCCCGGACGGCATTCCCGCCCGTCCGATGCCGCCTTCCGGGAAGTACAACCGGGCCCGGTCGAAGGGCACCCGCCACGGTGCCACCCAGTTCTCGCCCCGCTGCAACGACACCGCCCCGTTGAACCGGAACCCCTCACCACAGGTCAGTGACTTCACGTCCTACCTCCTCGTTCTCGGTCGATCGTTGCTCCGTCGTGTCCGGAGGCGGCCCACAGCTCCGCGTACAGCCCGCCCGATCCCAGCAGGGACTCGTGCCCGCCGACCTCCAGCAGGCGGCCCCGCTCGACCACGGCGATGACGTCCGCCTGCGCGGCGGTGGCCAGCCGATGGGCGACCAGGACGGTCTTCCGTCCGCTCCGGTCACCGCGCAGGGCGTTGACGACGCTGCGTTCCGATTCCAGGTCCAGTGCTCCGGTGGCCTCGTCCAGCAGCAGGAGTTCGGGGCACGACACGAGCGCCCGCAGTACGGCGACCACCTGCCGCTGTCCGGCGGACAGGGCGGCTCCCCGAGGGCCGATGTCGTAGTCCAGTCCGCCGGGCAGGGAGTCGATCAGTTCGGACACGCCGAACGACCGGACGATCTCCATGATCTCCGCGGGGGACGCGCCGGGACGTCCGAACGCGATGTTCTCGCCGACGGAACCGCTGAACAGATGCGCCTCCTGCGGCACGATGGCGGTCCGCAGCCGGTAGTCGCGCAGCGGGATCGCGTCGACGTCCACGCCGCCGACGCGGATCGCCCCCCGCTGCGGGCGGTAGAACCGTGCCAGCAGCTTGATGATGGTCGACTTGCCCGCGCCCGTCGGGCCGACGACGGCGAGCGACGTCCCCGGCGGAATGTCGAGGACGATATCCAGGAGCGAATACGGGGCGTCCTCCCGGTACTTGAAGCCGACCCGGTCGAAGCGGATGTCCGCACCGACGCGCGAAGCGCCGGCCGGTGCGCCGCCGACCGCCTCCCCGACCGCCTTCCCGACCGTCTTCCCGACCGGCTCCTCGGTCGGCTCCGACAGCAGCCCGTTGACGCGCCGGACTCCCACCCTGGCCTGCTGGGCGCTGTCGTAGACCGTCGCGATCTGCTGGATCGGGTAATACAGCATGGAGAGGTACAGGATGAGAGCGGTGACGGTCCCGCTGTCGGTGACGGTCCCGCTGTCGGAGACGGTCCCGCTGTCGGAGACGCCCGCCCGGGGCAGTCCGTCCGCCGCGGCCGGCAGCAGCACGCAGATCAGCGCCACGTCGATGGTCAGCGCCACCAGGGGAAAGAACCACGCCACAGCACGCTGCCCGACCTGGCGCTCGTCGCGGTATGCCGCCGACTTCTCCGCGAACTCCGCGACGATCCGCCCGGTGCAGCGGAAGATCTGCGCCGTACGGATGCCGTGTGCCTTCTCGTGCAGGTCGGCGTTGACTGCCGCGAGCAGCTCCCTCGCCCTGGGATACGACCGGGAGACGACGCGCTGGAACACGGCCGCCCCGACCAGCACCACACCCCCTGCCCCCGCCAGGACGAGCCAGTAGCCCGGCGCGATCCAGACCACGACCAGGCCGACCCCGAGCACCAGCAACAGGTTGACGACCAGGGACAGCAGACCCGTCTGCACGAACGCGGACAGCGAGTCGATGTCCGCCGTCATCCGGGTCAGCAGCCCTCCCGACCGCACCCGGTCCACGTAGGGCAGCGGGAGGCGCTGGATGTGACGGAAGCACCGCAGGCGTACGGCGAACAGCACGCGGTCGCACACCTGCGTGGTCGTACGGATGGTTCCCCACCCCGCGGCCCAGCTCACCGCGGTGACCGCGAGTCCCAGTGCGAACAGCGCCCCGACCGCCGTCGCGTCACCCTCCGCCGAACGCCCGAGGACGGCCCGGGCCACCGCCGGAAGCGTCACGGCCGCGACGACCTCGACGCCGATGCACACGACCGCCGCGAGGGCCAGCAGGCGGACCGGCCGCAGCGCCTCCCCGAAGCCGAACGGGCCGTCCCGCCGCCCGCTCCTGAGATCCGATTCCGTAGGCTCGTCCACGACCTCGGGCGGACGGGCGGCGTACGCCCCGAGCGCCGCGGCCGAATCCCCCTGGTTCCCGGCCCGTGCCCGGCCCGGCCCGCCGTTCGCCGACGGTGCCTCGCACGCGTCCCGCTCGCCGCCCGCGATCTCGTCGGCGCCGAGCGTCGGTGTCCCCGTTTCCTCTCCCATCAGGGCCTTCAACCGCACGGAACGCTCCATGAGGTCCGCGGCGCCACCGTGCTCGACCACGCGACCGCCCTCGACGACCGCGATCCGGTCGGCGAGCGACAGCACCACCCGCCGTCGGCCGGTCACGACGACGGTGCACCCGCCCCGGAGCCGCCGCCGCAGGGCATCGAGCACCCGCGCCTCCGTCAGGGTGTCCAGGGCGGACGTCGCGTCGTCGAGCACCAACAGGCCCGGTGAGTTGTACAGCGCCCTGGCGAGGGCGATCCGCTGCCGCTCGCCCCCGGAGAGCCGGGCCCCACCCTCGCCGACGTGGGTCCGGTCCCCGTCCGGCAGGCGGTCGAGCATCGTGTCCACAGCCGCGTCGGCGACCGCCGACGCGTACCGGTCGCCGCGGAACTCCCGGCCCAGAAGGATGTTGTCCCTGATGGTGCCGGAGAACAGGAACGGCTCCTGTGTCACCAGTACGGCATCGGGGTCGCCCGGAGCCGCCGCCCTGGAGCCGCCCGCACGGTCGAGGAGTTCGACCTGCCCCGAGCTGTGCCGATACTGCCCCTGGAGCAGCAGCCCGAGGACCGACTTCCCGGAGCCGGCCCGGCCCGCGACACCGAGGCACTCCCCGGGCGCGACCGTGAGGCTCATGCCCCGCAGTACGTCCCGTGCCTCCGGCCCGAGCGTCAGCCCGACGTCGGACAGTACTACCCCGAGACTGCCGCCGCGGCCGGTCCGGGAGCCGTCGCCGACCGTGTCCGGCTCGTGGCCGCCGCTGTCGATGATCGCGTGGATACGGTCGGCGGACGACCGGGCGAGCGCGAGCGCGGAGACCACCCCGGCCAGCAGCCGGACCAGCCCGGTCATGGTGAGCAGGTACGTGGCGAACACGACGAAGGTGCCGACGCCGATATCGCCCCGCAGGGTCATTGTCCCGCCGACTCCGATGACCAGGACGAGCGCGAACTGCGGCAGGGTGATCAGGACGGGGGTGAACACGGAGTTCAGCCGGGCGACGCGCCGACGCCGCCCGAACAGCGCGCAGGCCAGGGCCCGGAAGCGGTTCTCGACCAGGTCCTCCCGCTGGAAGACCTTGGTGACGGGCAGTCCGGCGATGGCCTCGCCGGTGAACGAGGTCAGGTCGGCGGCGGCCTGCTGGGACAGCCAGGTGGCCGCGTGGATCCGTCGCCGGGAACGGACCACCAGCGCACCCCCGAGCGGGACGGTGACGAGCGTCGCCAGCGCGAGCACCGGGGAGAGCACGAACATGATCACGATCTGGACCGTGACGTGGCACACGGCCGCGGCCGCCTGCGGGGCCAGGGCCAGCAGCGACTGGATCACCTGCAGATCGGTGACCGACCGCGACACGACCTCGCCCCGCCGCAACGCGTCCTGCTGCTCACCGGAGTAGCGGCACAAGGACGACAGCAGAGCCACCCGCAGCTCGTGCTGCACCCGCGTCGCCAAGCGGCTCGCGGTCGCGCGCTGGCCGAACTGGGCGACGAACCTGAGGACGGCGGCGACCATGAGCAGGACGAGCGCATCGAGGGCGACCGCCCGGCCGGTGGCCAGCCCGTCGACCACGGATCCGATCACCAGCGGCGTGGTGAGATCGATTCCGGTGCCGACCAGCGCGAGCACCACGGCGCAGACCGTCGCCCGCCGCTCGGCGGCACACGACACGATCAGCCGCGTCGTCCACGACGGCGACCCCTGCAGTTCTGTACGCATTCCCCGTCGCCCCCGCTCCTCTACCGGCCGGCTGCCGCGTGGTCGTCGTCCAGGGGCCACTCGGCGGTTTCCACCCGCGGTTCCCGGCCGATGCGGACGAGCTTCTCCGCGGCGCCGTCGTACACGGGCCAGGGGACACCGCCGGTCGACGGGCCCCTCCCACGGGCGAAGTCCACCAGCGCCCCCTGGACGTGGCGGGCCACCGTGATGTCCGCCTCCGACGCGGCCCCGGGGGCGGAGAGGTCGAGCAGCAGCGATGCGAGGTCCATGCCGTGCAACGCGCGGTCGGCGTCGGCGAAGCTGTGGTTCGAGGGGACGTGGTCGTACACCTGGTACCAGCACCGGCCGCTGCCCGACGCGGCCTTCGTCCGCAGCAGGTCATGCGACGGGCGCAGGAACAACTCCGCGTTGATGAACCGCTCGTGGTCGGTTCCGTACCGCGCCGTCCGTGCCGCCCCGGCCCTGGCGCCTCGCGCCACCACGCGCGCCCCGCCCGGCATCAGTCGGTCCCACAGACCGGCCTCGTTCGCCGTGTTGGACACCAGGAGGTCGACCTTGCCGGCCGCCCCCGCCCCGATGGCCTCGATCGGGGGACGGGACAGGTGCACGCCATCCACGACATCCCGGTAGTG from Streptomyces sp. NBC_01591 includes:
- a CDS encoding ABC transporter ATP-binding protein, producing the protein MRTELQGSPSWTTRLIVSCAAERRATVCAVVLALVGTGIDLTTPLVIGSVVDGLATGRAVALDALVLLMVAAVLRFVAQFGQRATASRLATRVQHELRVALLSSLCRYSGEQQDALRRGEVVSRSVTDLQVIQSLLALAPQAAAAVCHVTVQIVIMFVLSPVLALATLVTVPLGGALVVRSRRRIHAATWLSQQAAADLTSFTGEAIAGLPVTKVFQREDLVENRFRALACALFGRRRRVARLNSVFTPVLITLPQFALVLVIGVGGTMTLRGDIGVGTFVVFATYLLTMTGLVRLLAGVVSALALARSSADRIHAIIDSGGHEPDTVGDGSRTGRGGSLGVVLSDVGLTLGPEARDVLRGMSLTVAPGECLGVAGRAGSGKSVLGLLLQGQYRHSSGQVELLDRAGGSRAAAPGDPDAVLVTQEPFLFSGTIRDNILLGREFRGDRYASAVADAAVDTMLDRLPDGDRTHVGEGGARLSGGERQRIALARALYNSPGLLVLDDATSALDTLTEARVLDALRRRLRGGCTVVVTGRRRVVLSLADRIAVVEGGRVVEHGGAADLMERSVRLKALMGEETGTPTLGADEIAGGERDACEAPSANGGPGRARAGNQGDSAAALGAYAARPPEVVDEPTESDLRSGRRDGPFGFGEALRPVRLLALAAVVCIGVEVVAAVTLPAVARAVLGRSAEGDATAVGALFALGLAVTAVSWAAGWGTIRTTTQVCDRVLFAVRLRCFRHIQRLPLPYVDRVRSGGLLTRMTADIDSLSAFVQTGLLSLVVNLLLVLGVGLVVVWIAPGYWLVLAGAGGVVLVGAAVFQRVVSRSYPRARELLAAVNADLHEKAHGIRTAQIFRCTGRIVAEFAEKSAAYRDERQVGQRAVAWFFPLVALTIDVALICVLLPAAADGLPRAGVSDSGTVSDSGTVTDSGTVTALILYLSMLYYPIQQIATVYDSAQQARVGVRRVNGLLSEPTEEPVGKTVGKAVGEAVGGAPAGASRVGADIRFDRVGFKYREDAPYSLLDIVLDIPPGTSLAVVGPTGAGKSTIIKLLARFYRPQRGAIRVGGVDVDAIPLRDYRLRTAIVPQEAHLFSGSVGENIAFGRPGASPAEIMEIVRSFGVSELIDSLPGGLDYDIGPRGAALSAGQRQVVAVLRALVSCPELLLLDEATGALDLESERSVVNALRGDRSGRKTVLVAHRLATAAQADVIAVVERGRLLEVGGHESLLGSGGLYAELWAASGHDGATIDRERGGRT